From the Cohaesibacter sp. ES.047 genome, one window contains:
- a CDS encoding GntR family transcriptional regulator: protein MAQIVRRTTTSIVADELRQRILSGQFKEGEQIKQEAIANELGVSRIPVREAMQMLEAEGLITLVSHKGAVVTRLEIEEIEELFDVRIMLESWLFEHALDHLTEADLIEAEAEVESMKAAKDFQSWGGHNWRFHELLYRTARKKATLKIVQRIHQNIDRYIRLLISSKPEALENIHNELQGLVDLARTKNAETARSCLADHILTTKQELLASIRKS from the coding sequence ATGGCCCAGATCGTGCGACGGACCACCACGAGCATTGTTGCAGACGAATTGCGCCAGCGCATACTCTCGGGTCAGTTCAAGGAAGGCGAGCAGATTAAACAGGAGGCCATCGCAAACGAACTCGGAGTCAGCCGCATTCCGGTGCGCGAGGCCATGCAAATGCTCGAGGCTGAAGGGTTGATCACGCTCGTTTCACACAAGGGCGCTGTCGTCACCCGCCTAGAAATCGAAGAGATTGAGGAATTGTTCGATGTGCGCATTATGCTCGAAAGCTGGCTGTTCGAACACGCGCTCGACCATTTGACCGAGGCCGACCTGATTGAAGCCGAAGCCGAGGTTGAAAGCATGAAGGCCGCCAAGGATTTTCAGAGCTGGGGAGGGCACAACTGGCGCTTTCATGAGCTTCTTTACAGAACCGCGAGAAAGAAGGCGACTTTGAAGATCGTCCAGCGCATTCATCAGAATATTGATCGCTATATCCGACTTCTGATTTCATCCAAGCCCGAAGCGCTCGAAAACATCCACAATGAGCTGCAGGGATTGGTGGATCTGGCTCGCACCAAAAATGCCGAGACGGCCAGATCGTGCCTTGCCGATCACATCCTGACCACAAAACAGGAATTGCTTGCCAGCATTCGCAAAAGCTGA
- the gph gene encoding phosphoglycolate phosphatase (PGP is an essential enzyme in the glycolate salvage pathway in higher organisms (photorespiration in plants). Phosphoglycolate results from the oxidase activity of RubisCO in the Calvin cycle when concentrations of carbon dioxide are low relative to oxygen. This enzyme is a member of the Haloacid Dehalogenase (HAD) superfamily of aspartate-nucleophile hydrolase enzymes (PF00702).), protein MTSYPFSSIIFDLDGTLVDTAPDLTGALNHVLGLNNLDPVSVQQVRDIVGYGARITIERGFSHYGIRLDTSALDEAQDQFLAHYAANICKTSTLYPGVQDVIKEFGHAGIRMGVCTNKTEVLAVDLLTQLGVAPSFATICGSDTVPNKKPHPDHVLTALDRMSGEPSTSILVGDSQADVQSGQAAGLPVIAMTYGYTAIPTEALGADVVLDSFADIPKTLEAWVR, encoded by the coding sequence ATGACGAGCTACCCCTTCTCTTCCATCATCTTTGATCTTGACGGCACACTCGTCGACACGGCTCCAGATCTGACCGGCGCTCTCAACCATGTACTCGGGCTCAACAATCTCGATCCGGTTTCCGTGCAACAGGTCCGGGACATCGTTGGATATGGCGCGCGGATCACCATCGAGCGCGGCTTTTCGCATTATGGCATCAGACTCGATACGAGTGCCCTTGATGAGGCGCAAGACCAGTTTCTGGCGCATTATGCAGCCAACATCTGCAAGACGAGTACGCTTTATCCCGGCGTTCAGGATGTCATCAAGGAATTCGGCCATGCCGGCATCCGCATGGGTGTCTGCACGAACAAGACCGAGGTTCTGGCGGTTGACCTGCTCACGCAGCTTGGTGTTGCTCCCTCATTCGCGACGATTTGCGGGTCGGACACTGTGCCGAACAAGAAACCGCATCCCGATCACGTGCTGACTGCGCTCGACCGCATGAGCGGCGAACCATCCACCAGCATTCTGGTCGGTGACAGTCAGGCTGACGTACAATCCGGTCAGGCAGCGGGGCTGCCGGTCATTGCCATGACTTACGGCTACACCGCCATCCCAACGGAGGCGCTGGGAGCCGACGTCGTACTGGATTCCTTTGCCGACATTCCCAAGACACTGGAGGCTTGGGTCCGATAG